aatgcatttttgacgAGCACGAACATGAAACAAGTACATCTCTTTATCATCAGTAATcgtgtattcactcttcatgctctgtgattggccagtcaccgACGAGACCGACTCCACAGGATGCAGGCAGCAACCACAGAGGAGATGTGGTGCCTCGTTTACGTACACGATGCAATTGGCTTGTGTTGCGTTTGCTTACTAGCTACCTGTTTGCCATAATTTGCAAGAATCACCAACTTCATACAACtcattaaaacataattaagtcttacagatcacatacacagtacacatatagtggaataatataaacatagaaatattgttttactttttggTTAAATAAATGCTATTCCTAATCAATACAGTTCCTAACAGTGTGTGTAATATGACTAGTTAAACAGAAAAGTCATTTCTTGCCATCCTCATCCTTCTCCTGTGAACTAAAACCACTGAAGTTGTTTTCTTCAGCATTGTAATttaacagcctcataattcattcatcacaaactattttttccacattaaaaagtgaaaaatagctaaataaagTATGGATTTTTTGCAtctaaatgcaaaaataaatgcattttgctTAGCACCATCTCACAAAGCGCAACTAATTTTTCCAGATCATTTCAGCGCTTTTGGTTTTCCCAACAAACCTGCAGCATAAAAAAAGCAGCATGAACCTGCTtcattcataatgctgcctgaTTAGACCATGATAAGAAGCCTGCGTGAATGGgtaacacacaaatacatgctGATTATAGCAGTTGTTGATGACAGTGTGATAGGAAATCATGCaaattgctgaaaaaaaaacatgagatgGAAGTCATCCATTTTTACAGTACGCTTGGATTTAGTTAACATCACACACAAAGGTAGGACAAATTGACATTTTGAGGGTCTGATAAAGCTTCACGATTCATGTTTTGATGCAACATCCTGTGAATGTCACCTTCCTCATCAGAAGATGCTATAATGGAAGTCACTTTTACTATCTGGGTAACAGATATGAATATAAATGGAGGGGATTTGACCTCTATGATAAGGTAATCGTAGTCCGAAATGTTAAAActaaattcaaaacatgaatTACAACAGTAATGTGTAGTCGGTTTTGACGGAATggtgccctctagtggtcaaaatacaacattgcatAGCTGATGAGTCTAAATTCGCATACCTGTGGGCTTTAAACAAAtgtatatttccatattttatgGCTGTAACAGTGTAGTTATATTTATTAGGTCAGTTAATTGCAAAATAGTTCAACTTTAAGGAAGAACCCATTCAAATTCGACGAGGATCTGATCTGATCTATACTGATTTGTTGATTTCCATTATGGTCACATCAAAATGGCCCCAATGGGAACCAAACACACCACACAGAACACCGTAGTCTGATTTCCTTCAACCTTCAGATTTTCCCCGTTGGCTACACTGGCGGCCAAAGCAGGGTGAGGAAAATCGATTCTGGgtcagaataaaataataagattTATGACGGTGACAggatgttccactgtattataaATCATAATTTGAAAATAGTGATATACTGCCATCTAGAGGACACCTGTGTTTCTCAATGGGTTCTTCTAGTTTAGAGGCACTAGCACCTCATACACGTTTTGGATGCTGATAGATTGTAAAtagtgtatataaaaaatataataatataaaaaaatatatttaaaatatatatatataaaatatatttttaaaatatatttaaaaatatatataatatataaaaatattacaaaaatataaaaaataactaaatagtGTATATAAATAGTAATGTGCATTAGTAAATATAATTAGTGGAAGCAATGAGACATTGCCACTAttttacactcacacacacactcaaaacgCACAGCTCTTCCCCCAGAAAAACACCCCTCAGTCCTCAAACGGCTTCCCCCAGCAGTCTATTTTCTATTCCCCTGACAGTGTCTTCACTTCAGCAGTGACATTGCACCTTTTCGCTCTGTCAGTTTTTAGCACACGCATTAACAACGCTACGCTTGTGCACATTAATCGTCTTGCACGTGTATggaatgtttatttgtttgtggtTCAGTTGGAATTATAGCGCTCACACATATATGCACCACGATTTGTTTTCCAAGCAACGTGAACACACCATTAAAGCATCTCTGAATACCAAATTTGAACACCGAGTGTAGCATCACATGTCATTGTGTATTACCTCTCTGTGGCACACAACTGCCAGTCTTGGCCTAGTTTTTTCCTGGCTGGGCTGGCTGGAGGGCAGATGAGTCTCTCCCCAGAGGATAAgactgcttttaaaaaaaaggacaaagaacTAAGGCTTCAATTGTTAACACCAACATCTGGCAtccaagaaaacaacaacactcttaaacacacacacacacactcaattaGAGAGTGGATGTGAATATTCCAAAATGCACTATGGCGGAAAGCAACAATTCTCTTTGTTTAATTATGTAGTCACATTTTCCGTGCGTGTTAACTAGGCTtctgtattaattaatacatcaaTCAAGGATTGATTAATTCTTCATCTACCAGAAGTTTTTGAACGATTATGCTTCCAGCTTTGCTATTTTCTCTTCCAAGAAGGTGCCTCAAAAAAATGCTTGGAAAAATTTGCTCAGAACCCTGACCTCATCCCCATCAAAATCATTTGACGTGAACTAGAACTGAAACTGGCAGTTCAACGACAGTGACCTATAGtgataaaataaattgtaattgtttacacatatttcaaaatatttttcaaaataatgtgTACTTATCTGTAAGAAGGTCCAGAGAAGCAATAATGAAGATATAAGGGATATATGCAGTTACAATACCGCTAACAGCCACATGAGGgtgtatttacattatatctctggattgctatgatatgcattgatgtactgtatggttcttttacaatttttacaattcTGTCAAATCTCCCCTCAGGATGTTAGCAAACAAGGTATTGTTTGACATTTGTTGACATGGACAGCTAGATTTTGCTGATGTTATTTTGGCATGGTTGTAGCTGACAATAACTGCTTTTGCTTCAATAAAGAAATTTGGCCCCATCGTCTGTCCATAGTGCTTCCTaattatgaaccatataaggaagtccgtccctctgtgacatcacaaagggggtAGTTTTACCACGCTTTCTGAAaccgagccatcccaaacttctttcagggctcacttccaaatgctcaaatatcattatctgaaactttggcatggtttaacaccagaatgcaacattctaactacaaaaaGGGACACAGTGGAGGCTCAGATGCAAATTTGATGATATATTACTCAtgatatattacaatatatgacccctccaggtcacagtgtcattgcccacatgaccaccgtgttaaaccctctcatgcATTTTTTCTACTacccctctttgccacttgcgctgGCGGGAGGGGTGGATGCGTGGGTGCGCTGCGCCTGGGTGCGCTGCTCACAGAAATTGCAAAGTGAGCTTTCTACAACACGCTGGCGTGATGTAGGGAAGGTGCGCCACTCCGTAAGGAAGTTGCGCCTCGCCATAGGGAAAGTGCGCCGCATCCGgtctacaaaattagagcctTGACACTCATGCAAGAATAACATAAACCAAGGACTGGCgacatttatataaattatttatatatattattttatcaaaAACCTCAGACAGGTTTACTCTATCTCGTAATTCAAATTCTGCCATTTTATGTAgtgctttataataataataataataataataataataataataataatacattttatttgtatagcgctttacaaaatactcaaagacactttacagaagaatggagttgaataaaagcaagtaaacagagtaaaagatacattaaaatacaacattcattcgttaatacacagctaaaacaagagtaaaagcggggcatatatatttatatatgtatatgtgtaattttaactgtgttttatttattttaacaaagcTGTATGGTGACCTTAAGTGTCCTGAAAGgtgcatataaataaaatgtattatcattattattagtagttctACTGTACAGTTTGTTTAAAAAGTGTACAAAGTGCATAATAACGCTTCTTAGGGAGACAGTTGAAGTCAAAGCTACACACACGTAATATGATGTGTTCCCAGTATGGCTTATTAATGGATACCCATTAATTATGGCATGAAAGCTATACATATTAGCGAAGACTATATGGAGGGACAAGATAAAGCGGTTCTCACTGATACTTCATTTTAGAGAAGTCCAATCAGCGTCCATGCAAACACTGCTGGGGGTGACACACCTCCAATTTAGATTCCTATTAAACCAGCGGTGGCGCGCTTTGACGCCAACCTCCACCGCCAAAACCCAACCcactcacccacacacacacacacacacactcccagcCGCCGTGGCCGAGCACATGAACGCGCTCCCTCGCTGTCATCAGTACAAACATCAGCATCTTCCCGGGGTGCGCGCAGAGGagcgggaggaggaggacgggggagagagagagagagagaaagatagatagagaggagaggacaaaaaaaaaagacaacagagGTGTGAGGGAGGTTAGACGTTGCGTGGATAAAGGCTCTTTGACGACGAGGAGCATGGTGATGGTAGAGGTGAGGCGGTGGAGAATTGTGGATTTGCAAGAAAGGACTGCGCGTATTTGACGCGGATTGCATCCATTctcgtttttttcttcttctatcgCTTCTTTTGCACATCCTGTTTGGACATCACGGCGAGACAGAGCGGGGGGGAAACCCCACGGATGCAAGggaaggtaaaaaaaagacCTCCCATCcatacctccatccatcccttcatccagCTCTTAAGGACATCATGACAACATCTCCTGTCTGCTTTAAATGAAAGCATCTACTGtgaaataaagatttttttttaaatcattcatAGTGTAGCCCCCCAAGGAAAAGGAGCAATGTTGAATCACTTGTCGTGGTGAATTATTCATCAGTACTATAGGTAGGCTATGATTTCTTCAATGTAGCGTTCATTTCTTCCAATGCAAGGCCCCTCATGCTGAACAACAGCGTGGATTCCATGTCATTTTCTCGGGAGGGTGTCCACAAGCAGAGGACGGGGGTGTAATCAAAAGAGATTgtatttcttctttattttaaaaagcaagAGGAACAAACATGTTGCCTTCCCAAGAAGCCTCCAAGATCTACCACGGCAACTACAACTACAATTACAACCCGCGGGCGGTCGGGGTGCTGTGGGCCATCTTCACCATCTGCTTTGCCATCGTCAACGTGGTGGTCTTCATCCAGCCCTACTGGATCGGCGACAGCGTCAACACGCAGCAGGCGGGCTACTTCGGCCTCTTCCACTACTGCGTGGGCACGGGGCCGTCTTCCAGCCGGGAGCTCATCTGCGTGGGCAGCTTCTCTGACTTCAGCTCCATACCGTCGGGAGCCTTCAAGGCGGCGTCGGTTTTTGTGCTGCTGTCCATGGTGCTCATCATCGGCTGCATCGCCTGCATGgcgctcttcttcttctgcaacACCTCGACAGTGTATAAGACCTGCGCTTGGATGCAGTTGCTGTGCGGtaggcatgcacacacacacacacacacacacacacacacacacacacactgtccctCCCTCTCTTATTATAGGGAAACACCTTCTGTTTGTGCTGCTGTTTGAATTGTTTTGAGCATCCATGCCTCCGAAACAGGCTTTTGTTGTCACGCTCATATTTAaacaatttgtaaataaaacatcagcataattttttttaggtttaggCGTCATGCAAGTAGGTGTCCTGTACTTTAAAGGAGGTTTTGTTGTTGGGAATCCCTAtgctgagaaaaaaaagggggtggggTGTCCATCATGCTCCACAAACATGGCAGACATAATAATACTAGTTATAATATTAAAGCTggtaggagatcgggaagatttgggttcgattctccacttcggcatgtctgtgtggagtttgcatgttctcatgcgtgggttttgtccgggtactccggtgaagtgcactgtgattggccagcgactagtctagggtgtaccccgcttctcgctcaaaaacagctgggataggctccagcatacgatgataatgatgataagcggcatggatggataaatggatggatgtgataCGCTTTGCATTTGACCTAcctttttataaaaattaaattaaattaaattaaattaaattaaattaaattaaattaaattaaattaaattaaattaaattaaattaaattaaattaaattaaattaaattaaattaagaaagcaggaagtgaacaaatgtaacagttactgattgtaaaagtaccagatggaggggtaggatttaataagctttgcttcttcctactccttttggacatgtggaactgtgaactgattatgtgatgcattcaattgtaatctgatgcatgttcaaatgaaataaaaccattaccattaccatatctacTCAAAGGACAACACTACAGGACGTAAAGTTGGAAATACTTCACAGTAGTAATTGTATTATACTCTAATAATGAGTCAAAACACAGCCATTATTTAAATACCTggaaacacaagtgagtagcaagatgaccgtggtggtggtggcggtagCATCATtcaggggctgcacgagtgctgctgcgTCTCATTGACAGGAAACacaaattccaacatgtactgttacAAGCTGAAACAAAAACCGGATCATATAGCAAGCCAAAACATACCTCCATGATGACAAGCGATAaagctgaaggtgatggagtgtcCAAATATGTCTCCTCCAGACCTGAAACCAATTGAACACTTTGCATTCACataataatgtatatgtatTGAGTCATTTGCAGTGgacagtaaatctatactgctgttTGTATTGCAAATAAATGCACCATTACATCTCTGACGCTAGTCTAGGTGTTTCCTTCACTGCATCAAGAGTACTGAAACATGATAGGAGTATGTCAGTAAACAAAGCAGatataaaaacattatatttCAAACCCGTTATGGGGGTTACGGCACATTATTTTTATGACTGTAACTCAACAAATCAAAATGAGTTCCAGTAGAAACAagataaagtgtgtgtgtggctaaATCAGTATTCTACAGTCAAAGGAGCTTCTTGTTACAGTTAATTAGGGCTGCTGTTTGGattctccatccctccatccacaGAACAGAGACAGTGTGGGAATACATTGGTGGGATTATGCACgctaccacaaaaaaaaaaaagtacgagAGGGAGCTCCCTTGTAGCCATTGATATTCTAGTGTGTAAAGAATGCAGCAGCATTACAGTGTTATGCTGATGAAATGCAAATgacaatcatccatccatccatcctcggCTCATACATGCGGTGATGTGAAACAGAGTTATGAACCCGCCCTTCACGCTGTATTGCTATTTTGAGGGATGAATTCCAGGTCGATGGGATTACTGTTCGGAGGGTAGGTGACATTTTCTCTCCTTGTTTGGTGTGCTTGGATTACAGTTTACAGGAGAGCTGAGTGTGCATTAaaggggggtggcggggggtagCTGTGGAATAGAAGGGAAGTCGATGTGTGACATTTACAAATAGCTGTAATTCTATTATCATAATGTTGGACGGTGTTTAGATTTATGGAGAAATAGTTTTATATTTGCATGCTGCACGGCGGGAGTGTGGTTAGCgtcctggcctcctagctgtgaggggccagggttcaattccaccctcggccatctctgtgtggagtttgcatgttctccccgtgcatgcgtgggttttctccgggtactccggtttcctcccacattccaaaaacatgctaggttaattggcgactccaaattgtccataggtatgaatgtgagtgtgaatggttgtttgtctatatgtgccctgtgattggctggccaccagtccagggtgtaccccgccttacgcccgaagacagctgggata
This window of the Doryrhamphus excisus isolate RoL2022-K1 chromosome 10, RoL_Dexc_1.0, whole genome shotgun sequence genome carries:
- the LOC131137333 gene encoding LHFPL tetraspan subfamily member 4 protein-like yields the protein MLPSQEASKIYHGNYNYNYNPRAVGVLWAIFTICFAIVNVVVFIQPYWIGDSVNTQQAGYFGLFHYCVGTGPSSSRELICVGSFSDFSSIPSGAFKAASVFVLLSMVLIIGCIACMALFFFCNTSTVYKTCAWMQLLCGVCLVLGCMIFPDGWDAEVIRDMCGEHTGKYSLGDCSVRWAYMLAIMGILNALVLSLMAFVLGNRQNDFYLDDLQTDNKDFAVSRIEVRDRREPRYGVQRLH